In Osmerus mordax isolate fOsmMor3 chromosome 23, fOsmMor3.pri, whole genome shotgun sequence, one DNA window encodes the following:
- the LOC136967382 gene encoding uncharacterized protein: MAENVRSPFDYREPPTLDSDGDGSKPPPPRGRVCGRKRKGTPVKVCDRAYVTEDEEEESLSEHSYSPGDGQYPEGAEDRLPPPGSPYYLADPSQICVSELGEEGASGVRGPVLFHPPPNCRIREVHCGSQVRLVVIAIRDIAKGEEITVDYSLTDWGENAMEEEAGPHPLSLSVSDYLTPSWSLSPSSSPLTHSEPSDSDREEDEEEEEDDDDDDDEEEELEEMRGRMHLRRRKKRKLATAVPAKKKSPANPRGPGRPCSSFTRPAPAAAPVAASRPQPPAAVAPPAALAPPTTNINNNININIGSSSAATVSRRQHCPYCGRHYRSLARHLEKHHANQPEVRAAMELAHLHTHTSASAHPHPSSSSAPAAAAAANHGHSFAVPQPSSSAPPPAPPPLFSRERERDSPAARAGAVSFSLSLSPPSAAPAAASKKGTGPPPPKRAASSASATAAAAPRVKSPSPPPPPRRGRRMKKEKEEQPPPPPPPPPQQKEEEKEEMAPPPTPDPEVEPDEEELELSGGEGEEGGESPEDKNGEMASSHRHHMPPLLSSLSCLVLYLRRQQHSSFLSLTRSSSSAEAWRLLCHSSLALLILYNRHRECEVAKLTIQDYRKRATPQTSGSGQANSSGGPPTGLEVHLSPFERQVLCHLPRAGVLGKRGRIQPLILPPHCEPCLDLLLHTSPNVGVDPHSPYIFSRPYHSPATPLRGTDMLRNMARASGAKNPAALTQTRARRQVAILTQLLLLEEGEGQGPPGGAAAKRLEDFLQAEYHVTQTCATIGRDPALMGRVGRVVLYGEREGVLFRGMSLQHICLELDVMSGNSADSFSDDSEGEAEKEAKEKTEVVKKKGPGRPPRKRRGPPPSSVNPSLPGAHKRRSVQPKSGKRGVLKRPWSEAERVAVETHLNRNIVELRVPAKADCERCLQLCPLLVSNQRDWRAIKFYCHNRIQLLKKQGRRESAGQGGAAC; the protein is encoded by the exons ATGGCGGAGAACGTACGGTCGCCTTTTGACTACCGGGAGCCACCGACCCTCGACAGCGACGGCGATGGGAGCAAACCTCCGCCGCCCCGGGG GCGGGTGTGTGGGAGAAAACGGAAGGGGACGCCAGTGAAGGTGTGTGACCGGGCTTATGtgacagaggatgaggaggaggagagtctgtCGGAACACAGCTACAGCCCCG GTGATGGACAGTACCCAGAAGGAGCTGAGGACAGGCTCCCTCCGCCAGGCAGCCCCTACTACCTCGCAGACCCCTCCCAGatctg TGTgtcggagctgggggaggagggggccagcGGGGTGCGTGGCCCCGTGCTCTTCCACCCTCCGCCCAACTGCAGGATCCGAGAGGTGCACTGTGGGAGCCAGGTGCGCCTGGTCGTCATAGCGATCCGCGACATCGCCAAGGGGGAGGAGATCACGGTGGACTACAGCCTGACAGACTGGGGAGAGAACGCCATG GAGGAAGAGGCGGGCCCacatccactctccctctctgtctccgactacctcaccccctcctggtccctctctccctcctcctctccgctcacCCACTCCGAACCCAGCGACTCCGAccgcgaggaggacgaggaggaggaggaggacgacgacgatgacgacgacgaggaggaggagctggaggagatgagggggcgCATGCACCTCCGCCGCCGCAAGAAACGCAAGCTGGCCACCGCCGTCCCCGCCAAGAAGAAGAGCCCGGCGAACCCCAGAGGCCCCGGGCGCCCCTGCTCGTCCTTCACCCGCCCGGCCCCCGCCGCGGCCCCTGTCGCCGCCTCCCGGCCCCAACCCCCCGCCGCCGtcgccccccccgccgccctggccccgcccaccaccaacatcaacaacaacatcaacatcaacaTCGGCAGCTCCAGCGCCGCCACGGTGAGCCGGCGGCAGCACTGCCCCTACTGCGGCCGCCACTACCGCTCCCTGGCCCGCCACCTGGAGAAGCACCATGCCAACCAGCCGGAGGTCAGGGCGGCCATGGAGCTGGCGCAcctccacacgcacacctccGCCTCGGCTCATccgcacccctcctcctcctctgcccccgccgccgccgccgccgccaacCACGGCCACTCCTTCGCCGTGccccagccttcctcctccgccccgccccctgcccctccccccctcttctcccgggagagagagagggactcgcCGGCCGCTCGCGCCGGCGCAGTCTCCTTCTCGCTGTCGCTCTCCCCGCCTTCCGCCGCTCCGGCCGCCGCCTCCAAGAAAGGCACCGGCCCGCCGCCGCCCAAGCgagccgcctcctccgcctccgCCACCGCCGCGGCGGCGCCAAGGGTGAAGAGCccttcccccccgcccccgcccaggAGGGGCCGCAggatgaagaaggagaaggaggagcagccgccgccgccgccgccgccgccgccgcagcagaaagaggaggagaaggaagagatggctcctcctccaacccctgACCCTGAAGTGGAACCGgacgaggaggagctggagctgagcggaggagagggggaggaaggcggGGAGAGTCCCGAGGACAAGAATGGAGAGATGGCGAG CTCCCACAGACACCACATgcccccgctcctctcctctctctcctgcctggttCTCTACCTCCGCCGGCAGCAGcactcctccttcctgtccctgACTCGCTCCTCCAGCTCGGCCGAGGCCTGGCGCCTGCTCTGCCACTCCAGCCTGGCGCTCCTCATCCTCTACAACCGCCACCGCGAGTGCGAGGTAGCCAAGCTCACCATCCAGGACTACCGCAAGCGCGCCACCCCCCAGACCTCCGGCTCTGGCCAGGCCAACTCCTCCGGCGGCCCCCCCACAGGCCTGGaggtccacctctcccccttcgAGCGCCAGGTGCTCTGCCACCTCCCGCGCGCCGGAGTCCTGGGCAAGCGCGGCCGCATCcagcccctcatcctccccccgcACTGCGAGCCCTGCCtggacctcctcctccacaccagtCCCAACGTGGGCGTGGACCCCCACAGCCCCTACATCTTCTCCCGGCCCTACCACTCCCCCGCCACTCCCCTCCGGGGCACCGACATGCTGCGCAACATGGCGCGGGCTAGCGGCGCCAAGAACCCCGCAGCGCTGACCCAGACGCGGGCGCGGCGCCAGGTGGCCATCCTCACCCAGCTGctgctcctggaggagggggagggccagGGCCCGCCGGGGGGCGCCGCCGCCAAGCGCCTGGAGGACTTCCTGCAGGCCGAGTACCACGTGACGCAGACCTGCGCCACGATAGGCCGCGACCCGGCGCTGATGGGGCGCGTGGGCCGGGTGGTGCTGtacggggagagggagggcgtgCTGTTCAGGGGGATGAGCCTGCAGCACATATGTCTGGAGCTGGACG TGATGTCCGGCAACTCTGCCGACTCCTTCTCGGACGACTCGGAGGGGGAGGCCGAGAAAGAGGCGAAGGAGAAGACGGAAGTGGTGAAGAAGAAGGGGCCGGGCCGCCCCCCCCGGAAGAGGAGAggcccccctccctcgtctGTCAACCCTTCACTACCAGGAGCCCACAAGAGGAGGAGCGTCCAGCCCAAGTCAG GGAAGCGCGGCGTGCTGAAACGCCCCTGGTCGGAGGCGGAGCGCGTGGCCGTGGAGACGCACCTGAACAGGAACATCGTGGAGCTGCGCGTCCCGGCCAAGGCCGACTGCGAGCGCTGCCTGCAgctctgccccctgctggtcagCAACCAGCGGGACTGGAGAGCCATCAAGTTCTACTGCCACAACCGCATTCAGCTGCTGAAGaagcagggcaggagggagagtgcTGGACAGGGGGGCGCTGCCTGCTAG
- the LOC136967696 gene encoding butyrophilin subfamily 1 member A1-like isoform X2, whose product MKPHGLVAFYATLTTAAAITLSAPKDGISARLGHEASLPCWVTPATNAEDMEVRWYQTFDNPVLLYRDKKIQKTPIQAEYVGRTSFGHWTPRSEGLREGDLTLKLTNVTLNDEGEYTCYASQSAGYDNEKVRLTVTVIGTPPLLSVVRTTSGSVNVSCESHGWHPQPRLQWSDGQQSLAPQSLSYSGDDQGLVGVHSWLVSSSPWVSCSLSLSPEEEREGRVDLKSIPDVPSGGWKTAFIILLVLLILTAIGVLLYIKKKDMIKGIVRGTDMDEVDKHADGQTILTPVVIENTNCAALDDMKKHGVDITLDRSTVLPHLKVSKDGKMVRDSTDVLCSEEEWFSQRTFILGEPGFSSGCAYWEVWFGANETDLKESWWVGLASETVKQQGHDVPFTPSAGFWFLSSEKGKGIKVHAETSTICFVTQRPEILGVYLDYDKGEVSFYDVKDQKLIATLATKFTEKVFPLFNPGKDDVAPLRIIAIPTGPKAGQETENSPDEIHSKQSDVPPETKSKSEQDVELETEVSPLLKPTQSEKDKNCTSDLVSEECETKTGSV is encoded by the exons ATGAAGCCGCATGGATTGGTTGCTTTCTATGCGACTTTGACTACCGCTGCCG CAATCACGCTTTCGGCCCCTAAAGATGGAATCTCGGCCAGGCTGGGTCATGAGGCCAGCCTACCTTGCTGGGTCACCCCAGCCACAAATGCAGAGGACATGGAAGTACGATGGTACCAGACCTTTGACAACCCAGTCCTACTTTACAGAGACAAGAAGATTCAGAAAACCCCAATCCAAGCAGAGTATGTGGGTCGGACATCCTTTGGACACTGGACCCCAAGATCAGAGGGGCTAAGGGAGGGGGATTTGACCCTAAAGCTGACTAATGTAACTCTAAATGATGAAGGAGAGTATACATGCTATGCTAGCCAAAGTGCAGGCTATGACAATGAGAAAGTTCGTCTCACTGTAACCG TAATTGggactccccctctcctctctgtggtgCGGACAACATCTGGCTCTGTCAACGTGAGCTGTGAGTCTCACGGTTGGCATCCCCAGCCCAGGCTGCAGTGGTCAGATGGGCAGCAGTCTCTGGCCCCTCAGAGCCTGAGCTACAGCGGGGATGACCAGGGTCTGGTGGGGGTCCACAGCTGGCTCGTCTCCAGCTCACCATGGGTCTCCTGCTCTCTGAGTCTGTCTCcagaggaggagcgggaggggAGAGTAGATCTGAAAAGCATACCAG ATGTCCCGTCTGGAGGTTGGAAGACTGCATTCATCATCCTCCTAGTTTTGTTGATACTCACTGCCATAGGAGTACTGCTGTACATCAAAAAGAAAG ATATGATTAAAGGTATTGTAAGAGGGACAGATATGGATGAGGTGGACAAACATGCAG ATGGACAAACCATTTTAACTCCAG TTGTCATTGAGAACACAAACTGTGCAGCTCTGGATGATATGAAGAAACATGGAG TGGACATCACATTAGATAGGAGCACAGTGCTTCCTCACCTGAAAGTTTCTAAGGATGGTAAAATGGTGAGGGACAGTACAGATGTACTGTGTAGTGAGGAGGAGTGGTTCAGTCAACGCACCTTTATACTGGGAGAACCAGGCTTCTCTTCTGGGTGTGCATACTGGGAAGTATGGTTTGGAGCCAATGAAACGGACCTCAAAGAATCCTGGTGGGTTGGACTGGCAAGTGAGACCGTCAAGCAGCAAGGTCATGATGTACCATTCACCCCATCAGCTGGCTTTTGGTTCCTGTCTtcagagaaagggaaagggatTAAGGTTCATGCAGAGACCAGCACTATATGTTTTGTCACACAGAGACCTGAAATCCTAGGGGTGTATTTGGACTATGACAAAGGAGAGGTCTCCTTTTACGATGTCAAAGATCAGAAACTTATTGCCACTTTAGCTACAAAGTTCACAGAGAAGGTTTTTCCACTTTTCAACCCAGGTAAAGATGACGTAGCCCCTTTAAGGATAATAGCCATACCTACAGGTCCCAAGGCTGGACAGGAGACTGAGAATAGTCCTGATGAAATACACTCAAAACAGTCAGATGTTCCACCTGAAACCAAATCTAAATCTGAGCAAGACGTAGAGCTTGAAACTGAGGTTTCCCCCCTTTTAAAACCAACGCAATCTGAAAAGGATAAAAACTGTACAAGTGATCTTGTCAGTGAAGAGTGTGAGACAAAGACAGGCAGTGTTTAG
- the LOC136967696 gene encoding butyrophilin subfamily 1 member A1-like isoform X1, whose translation MKPHGLVAFYATLTTAAAITLSAPKDGISARLGHEASLPCWVTPATNAEDMEVRWYQTFDNPVLLYRDKKIQKTPIQAEYVGRTSFGHWTPRSEGLREGDLTLKLTNVTLNDEGEYTCYASQSAGYDNEKVRLTVTVIGTPPLLSVVRTTSGSVNVSCESHGWHPQPRLQWSDGQQSLAPQSLSYSGDDQGLVGVHSWLVSSSPWVSCSLSLSPEEEREGRVDLKSIPAKDVPSGGWKTAFIILLVLLILTAIGVLLYIKKKDMIKGIVRGTDMDEVDKHADGQTILTPVVIENTNCAALDDMKKHGVDITLDRSTVLPHLKVSKDGKMVRDSTDVLCSEEEWFSQRTFILGEPGFSSGCAYWEVWFGANETDLKESWWVGLASETVKQQGHDVPFTPSAGFWFLSSEKGKGIKVHAETSTICFVTQRPEILGVYLDYDKGEVSFYDVKDQKLIATLATKFTEKVFPLFNPGKDDVAPLRIIAIPTGPKAGQETENSPDEIHSKQSDVPPETKSKSEQDVELETEVSPLLKPTQSEKDKNCTSDLVSEECETKTGSV comes from the exons ATGAAGCCGCATGGATTGGTTGCTTTCTATGCGACTTTGACTACCGCTGCCG CAATCACGCTTTCGGCCCCTAAAGATGGAATCTCGGCCAGGCTGGGTCATGAGGCCAGCCTACCTTGCTGGGTCACCCCAGCCACAAATGCAGAGGACATGGAAGTACGATGGTACCAGACCTTTGACAACCCAGTCCTACTTTACAGAGACAAGAAGATTCAGAAAACCCCAATCCAAGCAGAGTATGTGGGTCGGACATCCTTTGGACACTGGACCCCAAGATCAGAGGGGCTAAGGGAGGGGGATTTGACCCTAAAGCTGACTAATGTAACTCTAAATGATGAAGGAGAGTATACATGCTATGCTAGCCAAAGTGCAGGCTATGACAATGAGAAAGTTCGTCTCACTGTAACCG TAATTGggactccccctctcctctctgtggtgCGGACAACATCTGGCTCTGTCAACGTGAGCTGTGAGTCTCACGGTTGGCATCCCCAGCCCAGGCTGCAGTGGTCAGATGGGCAGCAGTCTCTGGCCCCTCAGAGCCTGAGCTACAGCGGGGATGACCAGGGTCTGGTGGGGGTCCACAGCTGGCTCGTCTCCAGCTCACCATGGGTCTCCTGCTCTCTGAGTCTGTCTCcagaggaggagcgggaggggAGAGTAGATCTGAAAAGCATACCAG CTAAAGATGTCCCGTCTGGAGGTTGGAAGACTGCATTCATCATCCTCCTAGTTTTGTTGATACTCACTGCCATAGGAGTACTGCTGTACATCAAAAAGAAAG ATATGATTAAAGGTATTGTAAGAGGGACAGATATGGATGAGGTGGACAAACATGCAG ATGGACAAACCATTTTAACTCCAG TTGTCATTGAGAACACAAACTGTGCAGCTCTGGATGATATGAAGAAACATGGAG TGGACATCACATTAGATAGGAGCACAGTGCTTCCTCACCTGAAAGTTTCTAAGGATGGTAAAATGGTGAGGGACAGTACAGATGTACTGTGTAGTGAGGAGGAGTGGTTCAGTCAACGCACCTTTATACTGGGAGAACCAGGCTTCTCTTCTGGGTGTGCATACTGGGAAGTATGGTTTGGAGCCAATGAAACGGACCTCAAAGAATCCTGGTGGGTTGGACTGGCAAGTGAGACCGTCAAGCAGCAAGGTCATGATGTACCATTCACCCCATCAGCTGGCTTTTGGTTCCTGTCTtcagagaaagggaaagggatTAAGGTTCATGCAGAGACCAGCACTATATGTTTTGTCACACAGAGACCTGAAATCCTAGGGGTGTATTTGGACTATGACAAAGGAGAGGTCTCCTTTTACGATGTCAAAGATCAGAAACTTATTGCCACTTTAGCTACAAAGTTCACAGAGAAGGTTTTTCCACTTTTCAACCCAGGTAAAGATGACGTAGCCCCTTTAAGGATAATAGCCATACCTACAGGTCCCAAGGCTGGACAGGAGACTGAGAATAGTCCTGATGAAATACACTCAAAACAGTCAGATGTTCCACCTGAAACCAAATCTAAATCTGAGCAAGACGTAGAGCTTGAAACTGAGGTTTCCCCCCTTTTAAAACCAACGCAATCTGAAAAGGATAAAAACTGTACAAGTGATCTTGTCAGTGAAGAGTGTGAGACAAAGACAGGCAGTGTTTAG
- the LOC136967696 gene encoding butyrophilin subfamily 1 member A1-like isoform X3, whose amino-acid sequence MKPHGLVAFYATLTTAAAITLSAPKDGISARLGHEASLPCWVTPATNAEDMEVRWYQTFDNPVLLYRDKKIQKTPIQAEYVGRTSFGHWTPRSEGLREGDLTLKLTNVTLNDEGEYTCYASQSAGYDNEKVRLTVTVIGTPPLLSVVRTTSGSVNVSCESHGWHPQPRLQWSDGQQSLAPQSLSYSGDDQGLVGVHSWLVSSSPWVSCSLSLSPEEEREGRVDLKSIPDMIKGIVRGTDMDEVDKHADGQTILTPVVIENTNCAALDDMKKHGVDITLDRSTVLPHLKVSKDGKMVRDSTDVLCSEEEWFSQRTFILGEPGFSSGCAYWEVWFGANETDLKESWWVGLASETVKQQGHDVPFTPSAGFWFLSSEKGKGIKVHAETSTICFVTQRPEILGVYLDYDKGEVSFYDVKDQKLIATLATKFTEKVFPLFNPGKDDVAPLRIIAIPTGPKAGQETENSPDEIHSKQSDVPPETKSKSEQDVELETEVSPLLKPTQSEKDKNCTSDLVSEECETKTGSV is encoded by the exons ATGAAGCCGCATGGATTGGTTGCTTTCTATGCGACTTTGACTACCGCTGCCG CAATCACGCTTTCGGCCCCTAAAGATGGAATCTCGGCCAGGCTGGGTCATGAGGCCAGCCTACCTTGCTGGGTCACCCCAGCCACAAATGCAGAGGACATGGAAGTACGATGGTACCAGACCTTTGACAACCCAGTCCTACTTTACAGAGACAAGAAGATTCAGAAAACCCCAATCCAAGCAGAGTATGTGGGTCGGACATCCTTTGGACACTGGACCCCAAGATCAGAGGGGCTAAGGGAGGGGGATTTGACCCTAAAGCTGACTAATGTAACTCTAAATGATGAAGGAGAGTATACATGCTATGCTAGCCAAAGTGCAGGCTATGACAATGAGAAAGTTCGTCTCACTGTAACCG TAATTGggactccccctctcctctctgtggtgCGGACAACATCTGGCTCTGTCAACGTGAGCTGTGAGTCTCACGGTTGGCATCCCCAGCCCAGGCTGCAGTGGTCAGATGGGCAGCAGTCTCTGGCCCCTCAGAGCCTGAGCTACAGCGGGGATGACCAGGGTCTGGTGGGGGTCCACAGCTGGCTCGTCTCCAGCTCACCATGGGTCTCCTGCTCTCTGAGTCTGTCTCcagaggaggagcgggaggggAGAGTAGATCTGAAAAGCATACCAG ATATGATTAAAGGTATTGTAAGAGGGACAGATATGGATGAGGTGGACAAACATGCAG ATGGACAAACCATTTTAACTCCAG TTGTCATTGAGAACACAAACTGTGCAGCTCTGGATGATATGAAGAAACATGGAG TGGACATCACATTAGATAGGAGCACAGTGCTTCCTCACCTGAAAGTTTCTAAGGATGGTAAAATGGTGAGGGACAGTACAGATGTACTGTGTAGTGAGGAGGAGTGGTTCAGTCAACGCACCTTTATACTGGGAGAACCAGGCTTCTCTTCTGGGTGTGCATACTGGGAAGTATGGTTTGGAGCCAATGAAACGGACCTCAAAGAATCCTGGTGGGTTGGACTGGCAAGTGAGACCGTCAAGCAGCAAGGTCATGATGTACCATTCACCCCATCAGCTGGCTTTTGGTTCCTGTCTtcagagaaagggaaagggatTAAGGTTCATGCAGAGACCAGCACTATATGTTTTGTCACACAGAGACCTGAAATCCTAGGGGTGTATTTGGACTATGACAAAGGAGAGGTCTCCTTTTACGATGTCAAAGATCAGAAACTTATTGCCACTTTAGCTACAAAGTTCACAGAGAAGGTTTTTCCACTTTTCAACCCAGGTAAAGATGACGTAGCCCCTTTAAGGATAATAGCCATACCTACAGGTCCCAAGGCTGGACAGGAGACTGAGAATAGTCCTGATGAAATACACTCAAAACAGTCAGATGTTCCACCTGAAACCAAATCTAAATCTGAGCAAGACGTAGAGCTTGAAACTGAGGTTTCCCCCCTTTTAAAACCAACGCAATCTGAAAAGGATAAAAACTGTACAAGTGATCTTGTCAGTGAAGAGTGTGAGACAAAGACAGGCAGTGTTTAG
- the mfsd8 gene encoding major facilitator superfamily domain-containing protein 8, whose product MSQLVDSEENTPLLKDDSRSDDCQGDDYKSRWRSIRVMYFTMFLSSVGFTIVITSLWPYLQKIDSTANASFLGWVVAAYSLGQMLASPLFGLWSNYRPRREPLVCSICINVFANIYYSYVYLPSTENKIHMLMARAFVGFGAGNVAVVRSYVAGATSLKERTGAMANMSACQALGFILGPALQAGLSFIGEQGVNVKIIDLQFNMYTAPALLAAGFGVINILLVVLVLREHRVDDSGRHIRSINYVSEEHVDVSQETVEDIDQIAVLTSNILFFVIMFIFAVFETISTPLSMDMFAWTRKDAILYNGLIISLIGVESIFVFIAVKMISQRAGDRPVLLGGLIIILCGFFMLLPWGNQYPKIQWADLKNKTLSLETLTPTPPSNSSFEPTGCPAEQTWCQYTPAIHLAQYIASDVLIGVGYPACNAMSYTLYSKVLGPKPQGMYMGWLTASGSGARTLGPVFVSQVYTILGPRWAFSLICGIVLGAIVLLGGLYHRLIAFSVRHGRIIE is encoded by the exons ATGTCTCAACTTGTGGATTCAGAAGAGAACACTCCATTGCTGAAAGATGATTCCAGGAG TGATGACTGTCAAGGGGATGACTACAAGAGTAGGTGGCGGTCTATTCGAGTCATGTACTTTACGATGTTCCTCAGCAGTGTTG GTTTCACAATTGTCATAACATCATTATGGCCCTATCTGCAGAAG ATCGACAGCACCGCAAACGCCAGTTTCCTGGGCTGGGTGGTGGCAGCCTACAGTTTGGGCCAGATGCTGGCATCTCCACTGTTTGGCCTGTGGTCCAATTACAGGCCCAGGAGAGAGCCTCTGGTCTGCTCCATATGCATCAACGTCTTTGCCAACATCTACTACTCGTACGTCTACCTGCCCTCCACCGAGAACAAGATCCACATGCTTATGGCTCGAGCCTTTGTAGGCTTCGGTGCAG gTAATGTGGCGGTGGTGAGGTCCTACGTGGCTGGGGCCACGTCTCTGAAGGAGAGGACCGGGGCTATGGCTAACATGAGTGCCTGCCAGGCCTTGGGCTTCATCCTGGGACCAG CTTTGCAGGCAGGGTTGTCCTTCATTGGTGAGCAGGGTGTCAATGTGAAGATCATCGACCTCCAGTTCAACATGTACACGGCCCCAGCTCTGTTGGCTGCAGGCTTTGGGGTCATCAATATCCTGCTTGTTGTATTGGTCTTAAG GGAACACCGGGTTGACGATAGCGGGAGACACATCCGATCCATCAATTATGTGTCAGAAg AACATGTGGACGTGAGCCAGGAGACGGTCGAGGATATCGACCAAATCGCCGTGTTGACCTCCAACATCCTCTTTTTCGTCATCATGTTTATCTTCGCGGTCTTTGAGAC CATCTCGACCCCTCTGTCTATGGACATGTTCGCCTGGACCAGGAAGGATGCAATTCTGTACAATGGCCTGATCATCTCCTTAATCGGCGTTGAGTCCATCTTTGTGTTTATAGCCGTGAAGATGATCTCACAAAG GGCTGGAGACAGACCTGTGCTACTAGGAGGCTTGATCATCATATTGTGCGGCTTCTTCATGCTCCTCCCATGGGGGAACCAGTACCCCAAAATCCAATGGGCAG ATCTCAAGAACAAAACACTGTCCCTAGAGACCCTTACACCCACCCCGCCCTCCAATAGCTCCTTTGAGCCCACTGGCTGTCCGGCCGAGCAGACTTGGTGCCAGTACACCCCGGCCATCCACCTGGCCCAATACATCGCCTCAGATGTCCTCATAGGGGTGGGTTACCCAGCCTGCAACGCTATGTCCTACACACTCTACTCCAAAGTCTTAGGCCCAAAGCCACAG GGTATGTACATGGGCTGGCTGACTGCTTCAGGCAGCGGGGCCCGGACCTTGGGCCCTGTGTTTGTCTCACAGGTGTACACCATTTTGGGGCCCCGCTGGGCCTTCAGCCTCATCTGTGGCATTGTGCTGGGGGCCATAGTGCTCCTGGGGGGCCTCTACCACAGACTCATTGCCTTCTCTGTGCGTCATGGGAGGATCATAGAGTAG